Proteins found in one Rhodovulum sp. MB263 genomic segment:
- a CDS encoding Crp/Fnr family transcriptional regulator gives MTSVEHSPLTRKLSAFVALSDVELAILESLHQRRRFFVPGRDMVHQGQVDQAAYILSDGWVCSYKLQPDGTRQIVDFQVPGDFLGLRSVLLRTSDHSFEPIVNIEAAEVLASDLLDAFARTPRLATAILWAASRDEAMVVEHLVGIGRRDAEARMAHFLLELGSRLALVGIGSREGFDCPLTQFHLADTLGLSAVHVNRVLRQLRESGLVTFRDGRVTFHDHGGLVDLAEFDPAYLDQTGPLLK, from the coding sequence GTGACATCAGTTGAACACAGCCCCCTGACCCGCAAGCTTTCGGCCTTTGTCGCCTTGTCTGATGTCGAGCTGGCCATACTTGAAAGTCTGCATCAGCGTCGCCGCTTCTTTGTTCCGGGACGCGACATGGTGCATCAGGGGCAAGTCGATCAAGCCGCGTATATCCTCTCAGACGGTTGGGTCTGTTCCTACAAGCTTCAACCTGACGGAACGCGCCAGATCGTCGATTTCCAGGTGCCGGGGGATTTTCTGGGATTGCGCAGCGTCCTGCTGCGCACGTCGGACCACAGCTTCGAACCCATCGTCAACATCGAGGCCGCCGAAGTGCTGGCGAGCGACCTTCTCGATGCCTTCGCGCGGACGCCGCGCCTTGCGACCGCCATCCTCTGGGCGGCGTCAAGGGACGAGGCGATGGTGGTGGAACATCTCGTCGGGATCGGCCGGCGCGATGCGGAGGCCCGCATGGCGCATTTCCTGCTGGAGCTGGGATCGAGGCTTGCGCTGGTCGGCATCGGCAGCAGGGAAGGTTTCGACTGCCCGCTGACGCAGTTCCACCTCGCCGATACGCTGGGGCTGAGCGCGGTTCATGTGAACCGCGTCCTGCGGCAGCTCCGCGAGAGCGGACTGGTCACCTTTCGGGACGGCCGCGTGACGTTTCACGACCATGGCGGGCTGGTGGACCTTGCCGAGTTCGATCCGGCATATCTGGACCAGACCGGGCCGCTCCTGAAGTGA